AGCTGAAGCCCACCAGCTCACCACCCAGCCGCTTCACGAGCTTCGCGGTGGCCTCCGCCGTGCCGCCCGTGGCCAGCACGTCGTCCACGACGAGCACGCGCTCGCCCTTCAGGATGGCGTCCTCGTGCATCTCCACCCCGTCCGCGCCGTACTCCAGCGAGTAGCGCTCCACCACCGAGCGGTGCGGCAGCTTCCCCGGCTTGCGCGCGGGGACGAAGCCCGCCTGGAGCGCCAGGGCGATGGGGGCGCCCAGCAGGAAGCCTCGCGCCTCCACGCCCACCACCTTGGTGATGTGCTGCCCCCGGAAGGGCGCGGACATGGCGTTGATGACCCGGCCGAACAGGCGCGGGTCGGCCAGCACGGGGGTGATGTCCTTGAAGACGATGCCCGGCTTGGGGAAGTCCGGCACGTCGCGCAGCCGGGCGTTGAGGTCGGCGACGAGCGTGAAGTCGGTCGGGGTCACCACGGGCGCGTTCATGGGAAGAGCTCCGGATTGACACAGTGAGGAGGCCGCCGCCCGTCCAGCGCGGCCAGCAGGTTGTCCACCGCCATGGAGGCCATGCGGCCCCGCGTCGCGTGCGTGGCGCTGGCGATGTGGGGCGCCAGCAGCACGTTGGGCAGCGTCATCAGCGGGCTGTCCGCCGGCAGCGGCTCCGGCTCCATGACGTCCAGCGCGGCCCCGCCCAGCCGCCCGTCGCGCAGGGCTTCCATCAGCGCGTCCTGGTCCACCACGCCGCCGCGCGCGGTATTGACGAGCAGCGCGCCCGGCTTCATCGCCGCCAGCTCCGCGCGCCCCAGCCAGTGCCGCGTCGCGGGGGACAGCGGGACGTGGAGGCTCACCAGGTCCGACTCCGCCAGCAGCGCCGCCTTGTCCACGCGCACGATGCCCAGCCGGGCCTCCAGCTCCGGCTTCGGGTGGCGGCTCACGTACAGCACGCGCATGCCGAAGCCGCGCGCCCGCCGCGCCACCGCCGCGCCGATGGCGCCCAGGCCGACGATGCCCAGCGTGGCCCCATGGAGGTCCGTGCCCAGCAGCAGGGTGGGGCTCCACGTCCGCCACTTCCCCGCCCGGACGAAGGCGTCCGCCTCCGCCACCCGCCGGGCCAGCCCCATCAGCAGGGCGAAGGCGAAGTCCGCGGTGGTCTCCGTCAGCACGCCCGGGGTGTTCCCCACCGGAATCCGGCGGGTGGTACAGGCCGGCACGTCGATGTTGTCGTACCCGACGGCCACGTTGCTGACCGCCCGCAGGTCCGGCGAGCAGGCGAGCAGCCCGGCATCCACCCGGTCTGTCAGCAGGGTGACAAGGCCCTCGGCGGCCGCCGCCTCCGTCAACAGGGCGTCCCTGGAGGGAGGGAGTTCCTCCCCCCACACGCGCAGGTCCACGTGCCTGCCCAGTCGGCCGAGGGCCTCTCCAGGGAGCTGGCGGGTGACGAAGACGCGGGGGCGGACGGTCCGGGCCATGGCGCGGGTTGATGCTCTCATAGCCTGGAGCCGGCGGCTGCGGTCGCTGGCGGACTCATCGTTTTTTCCCGCGAGCGGGAGCGCCGTGGCTGTGGTAATCCAGCGCGTTCCCCGCGGCGCTGCTCAGGAGCCTGGGGCCTTTGCCAGCCGTGCAATCTACCGCCGACATCCGAGACGCTCTCCCTCCTCAGGACACCGTGTGGCTCCGGGCCCTGAAGGCTGAAGTCCAACCCACGACCTTCAAGAAGGGGCGGGAGGTGGCCGAGTCGCGCCGCGTCTTCGGCCTCCAACGCGAAGGCAACCGCATCAGCGCCCAGGTCGCCGGCTCTACCGGCGAGCGTTACCAGGTGGCCCTGGAGCTGGGGGACGGGAAGGCCACGTCCACCTGCACCTGCCAGTCGTGGAACGTCTACGGCCCCCACTGCAAGCACGTGGTGGCCGCAGCGCTCATCTACGCCGCGCGCTTCCGCCCACCCGCCCCACCCCCGCCACGCCCGGAGCCGGTGCCCGCCGCCGCCGAGCCCCCCATGGAGGCGACCGACGACGAGGTGCCGGTGGAGCCCATGGGCCCCCCCGGCGTCGACCCGGTGAACCTGCCGGCCCTCGCCAAGGTGGAGAGCTGGCTCGGTCTTTCTTCTCAGCCCGACTACGAATTCTTCTACCGCCTGACGCCCTCCAGCACCGGCAATGGAGGCCGGCACTGGGTGGTGGACGTGCGCCGGCAGGACGCCCAGACGAAGGGGCCCATCCACGTCAAGCGCCTCTTGCAGACGGGGGGCCGCATCGCCCCCGCGGACGAGCGCGTCTTCATGATGCTGTCGCGTCATGAGCACCGCTACGACTCGCGCATCGTCCTGTCCGACGAGGACCTGAGCGAGGCGCTGGAGCAGATGCGCTTCCGCCGCGTCATCTACCGGGGCACGGCGCTCATCAACACCGAAGCCCCCGTGCGCCCGCAGATCCGCCTGGAGTCGCGGCCGGATGGCGCCACCGCGCGCATCGAGCTGCTCTTCCCGGACGGCGTGAGCTACTCCCTCAAGGACGTCATCATCCTGTCGGGGAAGAAGACCTGGGTCATCCAGGCGCAGAACCTCCACGCAGTGGAGCCGGACTTCCCGCCCCGGCTGCTGCGCAAGTGGCTGCTGGAGCCGAGCATGTCCTTCCCGTCCGGGCAACTGGACCGGGTGCTGACCTTCTTCGCCGCGCACCTGCCGCGCTTCCGCATGGCGCTGAAGGCGGACGACATCGACGTGGACGAGTCGGTGGAGCCGCGCTTCATGCTGACGCTGGAGGGCAACCCGGAGAAGGTGAAGGTGCAGCTCGCCGCGCGCTACGGGCAGACCACCGTGCCGGTGTCCCCCAC
Above is a window of Pyxidicoccus xibeiensis DNA encoding:
- a CDS encoding 2-hydroxyacid dehydrogenase; the protein is MARTVRPRVFVTRQLPGEALGRLGRHVDLRVWGEELPPSRDALLTEAAAAEGLVTLLTDRVDAGLLACSPDLRAVSNVAVGYDNIDVPACTTRRIPVGNTPGVLTETTADFAFALLMGLARRVAEADAFVRAGKWRTWSPTLLLGTDLHGATLGIVGLGAIGAAVARRARGFGMRVLYVSRHPKPELEARLGIVRVDKAALLAESDLVSLHVPLSPATRHWLGRAELAAMKPGALLVNTARGGVVDQDALMEALRDGRLGGAALDVMEPEPLPADSPLMTLPNVLLAPHIASATHATRGRMASMAVDNLLAALDGRRPPHCVNPELFP
- a CDS encoding adenine phosphoribosyltransferase, whose product is MNAPVVTPTDFTLVADLNARLRDVPDFPKPGIVFKDITPVLADPRLFGRVINAMSAPFRGQHITKVVGVEARGFLLGAPIALALQAGFVPARKPGKLPHRSVVERYSLEYGADGVEMHEDAILKGERVLVVDDVLATGGTAEATAKLVKRLGGELVGFSFLISLDFLEGPNRLGRDKVTALLTY